TCACCGACGAGGAAGCCTGTCCCAAAGCGCAGCTTATGGAGTTCGCGGCCAGACCGCAATTGTCGCGTTCGAAGCGGCGCATGTGCGAGCTGTTGTCCGCGGCGTTCGAGGACGAGGGCATCACCCCGGATGTGGAGCGTTGCCAGACGGGAGTGATGATGCTGCTCGACATCGCCCGCGCGGTGCCGACCGATCTCGCCGTGCAGCCATTGGCGGTGGTCGCCTACGCGTTGTGGTGGATGGGCGACGAGCATGCCATCCTGTTCGCGATGCACTGTCTGGCCATCGACGACGAATGCTCGTTGGCATCGATTGTGTTCTCCGCGATCAACAGGGGCATTAGGCCGGCATGGTGCGCCTGCTGATCGGCGGGGCGCATTCGCCCGCCATCCATACGACGGGTGGCGACGGCGACGAGGAGAATTGCGCGCGGTGGGAATAATCGTCCTTGCAAGGTGGTTTACTCACATAGTTGACGATTTGCCCTTGCCAGAAGTGCGCCTTTATGGTATGTGCCGATGGCAGGAACACGCAGGAGGAAAGTTTTGGCCACGAAGGAAACGACGGCAACCAAGAACACGGCTGACATGGACGAGGAGCTGACCTCCGCCGCCAAGAAGCCGGCCGCGCGCAAGACCTCCGCCGCGAAGAAGGCCACCGGTGCCAAGAAAACCGCCGGTGCCAAGAAGACCACGGCCAAAACCGCCGCCAAGAAAACCATGGATGACAACGCCGAAGTGATCGATGAGGCCGATCAGCTCGACGATGTGGATGATCTCGACGCCGACCAGGTGGACGACGTCGATTTGGACGTCGAAGATTTGGACGCCGAGGATCTCGACGCCGCCGCCGATGACGACGTCGAGGTGGATGAGGAATTGGACGTCGAGGATCTCGACGAGGATGTGGCGGACGACGAGGAGGAGGCCGAGAAGGCCCAGGCCCCCGAACGTCCGAAGGAGAAGGGCGCGTTCGTCCTTTCCGACGCGGACGACGAGGAAGAGCCTCCCGTCCGTGCCGGCAATCCCAAGCGTCGTGTGATCGCCGCGGGCGCCACCGCCGACCCCGTCAAGGACTACCTGAAGCAGATCGGCCGCGTGAGCCTGTTGAACGCCGAACAGGAGGTCGATCTTTCCGAACGCATCGAGGCCGGCCTGTACGCGCAGCATCTGCTCGACACCGAAGGCGACACCATGGATTTCAAGCGCAAGCGTGAACTCAAGTGGGCGGCGTCCGACGGCAAGAAGGCCAAGGACCATCTTCTGGAGGCCAACCTGCGACTGGTGGTGTCGCTGGCCAAGCGCTACACCGGCCGCGGCATGCTCTTCCTCGATCTCATTCAGGAAGGCAACCTCGGTCTGATCCGCGCCGTCGAGAAGTTCGATTGGAAGAAGGGCTTCAAGTTCTCCACCTACGCCACCTGGTGGATCCGCCAGGCCATCACCCGCGCCATGGCCGATCAGGCGCGCACCATCCGCGTGCCCGTGCACATGGTCGAAGTGATCAACAAGCTCAGCCGCGTGCAGCGTCAGATGCTGCAGGACCTCGGCCGCGAACCCACGCCCGACGAGCTGGCACGCGAGCTCGACATGCCCGTCGAGAAAGTTCAGGAAGTGCAGAAGTACGGCCGCGAGCCGATTTCGCTGCACACCCCGCTGGGCGAGGACGGCGATTCCGAGTTCGGCGACCTGATCGAGGACACCGACGCCATCGCCCCGTCCGACGCGGTCGCGTTCTCGCTGCTGCAGGAGCAGTTCAAGCAGGTGCTCGAGACCCTGTCTCCCCGCGAGGCCGGCGTGATCAAAATGCGCTACGGCCTTGAGGACGGCCAGCCCAAGACGCTCGACGACATCGGCCGCGTGTACGGCGTGACCCGCGAACGCATCCGCCAGATTGAGTCGAAGACCATGTCCAAGCTGCGTCACCCCTCCCGTTCGCAGACCCTGCGTGACTTCCTTGATCAATAGGTCGTCGCAGTCGACCTGTTTTATACCGAATCATGCGATTACGGCTGAGTCGTGGAGACGACTCAGCCGGTTCCATCACGTCCGCGGATAAGATTCGCCGACGTCAGACGGCAATACCCCCACAAGAT
Above is a window of Bifidobacterium eulemuris DNA encoding:
- a CDS encoding DUF4192 family protein; translation: MMNATATSARVNDARFRARIREDVGCCENPVDEASLEEMTRLFRTQRRRDGHRKATSAWLDGPLDDWLANLDDGETELGGDDMAAIAVGMHETLSIRDALILSMITDEEACPKAQLMEFAARPQLSRSKRRMCELLSAAFEDEGITPDVERCQTGVMMLLDIARAVPTDLAVQPLAVVAYALWWMGDEHAILFAMHCLAIDDECSLASIVFSAINRGIRPAWCAC
- a CDS encoding RNA polymerase sigma factor, whose translation is MATKETTATKNTADMDEELTSAAKKPAARKTSAAKKATGAKKTAGAKKTTAKTAAKKTMDDNAEVIDEADQLDDVDDLDADQVDDVDLDVEDLDAEDLDAAADDDVEVDEELDVEDLDEDVADDEEEAEKAQAPERPKEKGAFVLSDADDEEEPPVRAGNPKRRVIAAGATADPVKDYLKQIGRVSLLNAEQEVDLSERIEAGLYAQHLLDTEGDTMDFKRKRELKWAASDGKKAKDHLLEANLRLVVSLAKRYTGRGMLFLDLIQEGNLGLIRAVEKFDWKKGFKFSTYATWWIRQAITRAMADQARTIRVPVHMVEVINKLSRVQRQMLQDLGREPTPDELARELDMPVEKVQEVQKYGREPISLHTPLGEDGDSEFGDLIEDTDAIAPSDAVAFSLLQEQFKQVLETLSPREAGVIKMRYGLEDGQPKTLDDIGRVYGVTRERIRQIESKTMSKLRHPSRSQTLRDFLDQ